A single Macaca mulatta isolate MMU2019108-1 chromosome 11, T2T-MMU8v2.0, whole genome shotgun sequence DNA region contains:
- the FBXL14 gene encoding F-box/LRR-repeat protein 14 isoform X1, with protein sequence METHISCLFPELLAMIFGYLDVRDKGRAAQVCTAWRDAAYHKSVWRGVEAKLHLRRANPSLFPSLQARGIRRVQILSLRRSLSYVIQGMANIESLNLSGCYNLTDNGLGHAFVQEIGSLRALNLSLCKQITDSSLGRIAQYLKGLEVLELGGCSNITNTGLLLIAWGLQRLKSLNLRSCRHLSDVGIGHLAGMTRSAAEGCLGLEQLTLQDCQKLTDLSLKHISRGLTGLRLLNLSFCGGISDAGLLHLSHMGSLRSLNLRSCDNISDTGIMHLAMGSLRLSGLDVSFCDKVGDQSLAYIAQGLDGLKSLSLCSCHISDDGINRMVRQMHGLRTLNIGQCVRITDKGLELIAEHLSQLTGIDLYGCTRITKRGLERITQLPCLKVLNLGLWQMTDSEKVRRHEGIFLHYSL encoded by the coding sequence atggaGACCCACATCTCATGCTTGTTCCCGGAGCTGCTGGCCATGATCTTCGGCTACCTGGACGTCCGGGACAAGGGGCGCGCGGCGCAGGTGTGCACGGCCTGGCGGGACGCCGCCTACCACAAGTCGGTGTGGCGGGGGGTGGAGGCCAAGCTGCACCTGCGCCGGGCCAACCCGTCGCTGTTCCCCAGCCTGCAGGCCCGGGGCATCCGCCGCGTGCAGATCCTGAGCCTCCGCCGCAGCCTCAGCTACGTGATCCAGGGCATGGCCAACATCGAGAGCCTCAACCTCAGCGGCTGCTACAACCTCACCGACAACGGGCTGGGCCACGCGTTTGTGCAGGAGATCGGCTCCCTGCGCGCTCTCAACCTGAGCCTCTGCAAGCAGATcactgacagcagcctgggccgCATAGCCCAGTATCTGAAGGGCCTGGAGGTGCTGGAGCTGGGGGGTTGCAGCAACATCACCAACACTGGCCTTTTGCTCATCGCCTGGGGTCTGCAGCGCCTCAAGAGCCTTAACCTCCGCAGCTGCCGCCACCTCTCGGATGTCGGCATCGGGCACCTGGCCGGCATGACGCGCAGCGCTGCGGAGGGCTGCCTGGGCCTGGAGCAGCTCACGCTACAGGACTGCCAGAAGCTCACAGATCTTTCTCTAAAGCACATCTCCCGAGGGCTGACGGGCCTGAGGCTCCTCAACCTCAGCTTCTGTGGGGGCATCTCGGACGCTGGCCTCCTGCACCTGTCGCACATGGGCAGCCTGCGCAGCCTCAACCTGCGCTCCTGTGACAACATCAGTGACACGGGCATCATGCATCTGGCCATGGGCAGCCTGCGCCTCTCGGGGCTGGATGTGTCGTTCTGTGACAAGGTGGGAGACCAGAGTCTGGCTTACATAGCCCAAGGGCTGGATGGCctcaagtctctctctctctgctcctgcCACATCAGTGATGATGGCATCAACCGCATGGTGCGGCAGATGCACGGGCTGCGCACGCTCAACATTGGACAGTGTGTGCGCATCACGGACAAGGGCCTGGAGCTGATCGCTGAGCACCTGAGCCAGCTCACCGGCATAGACCTGTACGGCTGCACCCGAATCACCAAGCGCGGCCTGGAGCGCATCACGCAGCTGCCCTGCCTCAAGGTACTCAACCTGGGACTCTGGCAGATGACGGACAGTGAGAAGGTCAG
- the FBXL14 gene encoding F-box/LRR-repeat protein 14 encodes METHISCLFPELLAMIFGYLDVRDKGRAAQVCTAWRDAAYHKSVWRGVEAKLHLRRANPSLFPSLQARGIRRVQILSLRRSLSYVIQGMANIESLNLSGCYNLTDNGLGHAFVQEIGSLRALNLSLCKQITDSSLGRIAQYLKGLEVLELGGCSNITNTGLLLIAWGLQRLKSLNLRSCRHLSDVGIGHLAGMTRSAAEGCLGLEQLTLQDCQKLTDLSLKHISRGLTGLRLLNLSFCGGISDAGLLHLSHMGSLRSLNLRSCDNISDTGIMHLAMGSLRLSGLDVSFCDKVGDQSLAYIAQGLDGLKSLSLCSCHISDDGINRMVRQMHGLRTLNIGQCVRITDKGLELIAEHLSQLTGIDLYGCTRITKRGLERITQLPCLKVLNLGLWQMTDSEKEARGDFSPLFTVRTRGSSRR; translated from the coding sequence atggaGACCCACATCTCATGCTTGTTCCCGGAGCTGCTGGCCATGATCTTCGGCTACCTGGACGTCCGGGACAAGGGGCGCGCGGCGCAGGTGTGCACGGCCTGGCGGGACGCCGCCTACCACAAGTCGGTGTGGCGGGGGGTGGAGGCCAAGCTGCACCTGCGCCGGGCCAACCCGTCGCTGTTCCCCAGCCTGCAGGCCCGGGGCATCCGCCGCGTGCAGATCCTGAGCCTCCGCCGCAGCCTCAGCTACGTGATCCAGGGCATGGCCAACATCGAGAGCCTCAACCTCAGCGGCTGCTACAACCTCACCGACAACGGGCTGGGCCACGCGTTTGTGCAGGAGATCGGCTCCCTGCGCGCTCTCAACCTGAGCCTCTGCAAGCAGATcactgacagcagcctgggccgCATAGCCCAGTATCTGAAGGGCCTGGAGGTGCTGGAGCTGGGGGGTTGCAGCAACATCACCAACACTGGCCTTTTGCTCATCGCCTGGGGTCTGCAGCGCCTCAAGAGCCTTAACCTCCGCAGCTGCCGCCACCTCTCGGATGTCGGCATCGGGCACCTGGCCGGCATGACGCGCAGCGCTGCGGAGGGCTGCCTGGGCCTGGAGCAGCTCACGCTACAGGACTGCCAGAAGCTCACAGATCTTTCTCTAAAGCACATCTCCCGAGGGCTGACGGGCCTGAGGCTCCTCAACCTCAGCTTCTGTGGGGGCATCTCGGACGCTGGCCTCCTGCACCTGTCGCACATGGGCAGCCTGCGCAGCCTCAACCTGCGCTCCTGTGACAACATCAGTGACACGGGCATCATGCATCTGGCCATGGGCAGCCTGCGCCTCTCGGGGCTGGATGTGTCGTTCTGTGACAAGGTGGGAGACCAGAGTCTGGCTTACATAGCCCAAGGGCTGGATGGCctcaagtctctctctctctgctcctgcCACATCAGTGATGATGGCATCAACCGCATGGTGCGGCAGATGCACGGGCTGCGCACGCTCAACATTGGACAGTGTGTGCGCATCACGGACAAGGGCCTGGAGCTGATCGCTGAGCACCTGAGCCAGCTCACCGGCATAGACCTGTACGGCTGCACCCGAATCACCAAGCGCGGCCTGGAGCGCATCACGCAGCTGCCCTGCCTCAAGGTACTCAACCTGGGACTCTGGCAGATGACGGACAGTGAGAAG
- the FBXL14 gene encoding F-box/LRR-repeat protein 14 isoform X2, producing METHISCLFPELLAMIFGYLDVRDKGRAAQVCTAWRDAAYHKSVWRGVEAKLHLRRANPSLFPSLQARGIRRVQILSLRRSLSYVIQGMANIESLNLSGCYNLTDNGLGHAFVQEIGSLRALNLSLCKQITDSSLGRIAQYLKGLEVLELGGCSNITNTGLLLIAWGLQRLKSLNLRSCRHLSDVGIGHLAGMTRSAAEGCLGLEQLTLQDCQKLTDLSLKHISRGLTGLRLLNLSFCGGISDAGLLHLSHMGSLRSLNLRSCDNISDTGIMHLAMGSLRLSGLDVSFCDKVGDQSLAYIAQGLDGLKSLSLCSCHISDDGINRMVRQMHGLRTLNIGQCVRITDKGLELIAEHLSQLTGIDLYGCTRITKRGLERITQLPCLKEARGDFSPLFTVRTRGSSRR from the coding sequence atggaGACCCACATCTCATGCTTGTTCCCGGAGCTGCTGGCCATGATCTTCGGCTACCTGGACGTCCGGGACAAGGGGCGCGCGGCGCAGGTGTGCACGGCCTGGCGGGACGCCGCCTACCACAAGTCGGTGTGGCGGGGGGTGGAGGCCAAGCTGCACCTGCGCCGGGCCAACCCGTCGCTGTTCCCCAGCCTGCAGGCCCGGGGCATCCGCCGCGTGCAGATCCTGAGCCTCCGCCGCAGCCTCAGCTACGTGATCCAGGGCATGGCCAACATCGAGAGCCTCAACCTCAGCGGCTGCTACAACCTCACCGACAACGGGCTGGGCCACGCGTTTGTGCAGGAGATCGGCTCCCTGCGCGCTCTCAACCTGAGCCTCTGCAAGCAGATcactgacagcagcctgggccgCATAGCCCAGTATCTGAAGGGCCTGGAGGTGCTGGAGCTGGGGGGTTGCAGCAACATCACCAACACTGGCCTTTTGCTCATCGCCTGGGGTCTGCAGCGCCTCAAGAGCCTTAACCTCCGCAGCTGCCGCCACCTCTCGGATGTCGGCATCGGGCACCTGGCCGGCATGACGCGCAGCGCTGCGGAGGGCTGCCTGGGCCTGGAGCAGCTCACGCTACAGGACTGCCAGAAGCTCACAGATCTTTCTCTAAAGCACATCTCCCGAGGGCTGACGGGCCTGAGGCTCCTCAACCTCAGCTTCTGTGGGGGCATCTCGGACGCTGGCCTCCTGCACCTGTCGCACATGGGCAGCCTGCGCAGCCTCAACCTGCGCTCCTGTGACAACATCAGTGACACGGGCATCATGCATCTGGCCATGGGCAGCCTGCGCCTCTCGGGGCTGGATGTGTCGTTCTGTGACAAGGTGGGAGACCAGAGTCTGGCTTACATAGCCCAAGGGCTGGATGGCctcaagtctctctctctctgctcctgcCACATCAGTGATGATGGCATCAACCGCATGGTGCGGCAGATGCACGGGCTGCGCACGCTCAACATTGGACAGTGTGTGCGCATCACGGACAAGGGCCTGGAGCTGATCGCTGAGCACCTGAGCCAGCTCACCGGCATAGACCTGTACGGCTGCACCCGAATCACCAAGCGCGGCCTGGAGCGCATCACGCAGCTGCCCTGCCTCAAG